In the genome of Paramormyrops kingsleyae isolate MSU_618 chromosome 5, PKINGS_0.4, whole genome shotgun sequence, the window TGCTAATCAGTAAAATAGTGTAAAGAGACAGAAGAGTAACTAGAATGATGCCTCGTCTTTGACTTAGTCTTCTGTGCACAAGAACGTCATTGTCTTTTATGTTCTTGCAGTTGGGGTGTTGGAAAAGCATGGGCATTAACATATTTGTCATGGTTCAGAATTAAGGGAGGGTAATTACTTAATTCGTCTGGAAAATGCATGTCCAGTTTTCAGTCCAGTTTCTGAGAAGAGTATTATTGTTGACTTGGTATCTATTACATTAATTCAGACTGTGAATACTGCATTTTACGTGGGAGATGTTCACAGAGAATCATTCAGTTAATCAAATCCTTAGTCCTGGAGTCTTTGAGATAATCAGCGTCACATCTATGGCTGGAAATAAACAGGAACAGCACAGTCATTCTGTTTCTTCTTGGTATTTGTATTTTTCCTCAAGGTTTTTGtattaatttctgtttttttttctaaaatgtaCAAGCGAACATCTAGATCACTTTTTTAACCATTTCTtgtaaatgtcttttttaaattaagaaaaaacatacaaaaaaactTACGCTTTAAAAAAAGATTCTTATCTAATAATGGACCTACTGTAACTGCCATTTCAacaatcatttttattgatcATTTGTTTAGATAGGATTTCATTGTTATTTCTTCAGTTTCATTCATTGGTCTGTCGTTTTTTCACTGTTCTGCTGATTTCTTCATCCtcttctttaaaataaataaataagcttaaataagcataaataaatacaataaatagttCTCTTGACATTCACCAGGTTCATTTTTCGGTCCTTCAttcagcaaaaacaaaatattaaagttGCAAAACAAGCTTTGAAAAGACGTTCATTTCTCATTTTTGCATGTTTATCACAcagttcttttattttttcccaaGCATTGTTTTTTCCTCAGTTACAGAGTCACTGTCtcttggttttatttattttctgataTTGAACATACAAGCTCCAGAGGTCTGTCTGTACTGGCTGAGAGTCTCTTCaatttttaagtgtttttttattattttattttattctcttgCCCAACATTTTGCCACAGAGGTCTGAGGGTTTATTTAAAACAGCCTTGGCTTGGCAATTGCCTCCTTCCTCTTCTGCAAAGCCAGGTCAGAATTTTTCCCCCCCCAGTGCCTTCATCGATTATAGAAACAAGAGTCATTTTAGTTGGTGCACTGAATTTGAGCATTTTGGGAAACCACATTCAGATAACACTCCTTAATTCACTTAATTGCATAATAGGCTGACATTTTACTTGTCAGATTTCGTCGGAATGCTCTTGGCCGAAGGTATTTTCCATATCCCTGAATTCATAAAGTGTAAGTGAGACCAGCTCTACCATCCATTTACTTTGGATAGACGCCTCAGCTGGAAAAAAGGAAAAGCCTCTTATCCGACTTTATAGAAAAAAGGAAACTGCAAGATGAGGATTCATTTGCTCCAATTATGTGAAGGTTTTTCTCATTCACTTATGCTGCTCTATGATGGCTTGTGCCTGGTTTGTTTACTATTTAATCCCTTGGAAACAAAACTTAAGACTAAAATCATCAGATGAGATGATGCAACTGCTTAAATATATACTTGTGCCTTTAAATGAGATGCATATTTGCTACATTGGTTAAATctctgagaaaaaaaattccCTGGATGTTAAAACGGCTTCTGAAGCAAGAAAATGATCCAGGTGAGGTGTGAGCCAGTTTTCATCTTCATTTTGTCAGTTTTACTTAACATTTCTTCAGCTGGGGATTTCCAGTTTGCTTAAAATTTGGCCCGTGTCCTTATCATTTGCTCCAGAGTATAGTTTGTGGAGACAGGGGAAATATTTATACCTTAAATATATGCAGGGTCAGTTTAGTAGAATAGCCCCCCTTGCTGATCGCTACCTGCAGCACTGCAGCATTCATCAAGCTCTTAAGGAAGGGTCTCCCTCTCTCATATCCAGGGTGCACTGAGCAAATTTTCAGTTTTGAAATCTTCCCGCATTGTTGTTGCTGCACCAAAAATCTGCACAACTTTACATAAGTAGTAATTCTTCGTGTAGGAATGTAGAATAGTGAGCATTTTCACTTGATTCTTATCTTGTTTCCATTTTTGGTTTCCTTTATAATTTATACAATCTCTTGTTTACTATGACAAGAACACCTTCATATTGCATTATATTAAAAGCTTTTTTCTTTGGGAAAGTTTCACATTCTCTGAGATTTACTAAGAGATTTACTATTTTGATGAGTAATTTTTGTGGAGACCTTCTTCTCTCTAGGGGTGAACACCAGGCCATCTACTGTCTGAAGTTGGTATTGCAGGTTCCTCTCAGGGCTGCGACTGCGTTCCATTGGAGGACAGCAGCCGGGTCTTCTCCTTCCCAGACCCCCTCCGCTGTAAGGCGCCGCCACTCCCTCCCAcgcctcctccttctcctctgtCAACCCATTCGCCCCTATCTCCGCCTCCCTCTGAACGGCGAGAGTTCTGGCGTGTCGGGGTGCCCGGGGGCCGTGAGGACATCTGCCCGTTCTTCTCATCTGacaaaaggagagagagagagagaaagagtaaGTGAAATGTCAGCTGAGAAGGGCAGCCCGCTGGGGGGCAGGTTTTTGGTGCAGGGGCCTCACCGGCTAGGGCCTGCACTGACGGCTGATCATGGGTGCTGAGCAGCTGGGCCTGGATGGACTCCACCACCCGCTTGAACCTGCGGCTGGGACCTGAAGGGAGAGTAACGTGTGTAAACAAAACACACCGATCAGCGAATGGACTGGCCAAAATGCCTCCTCCTTatacagtagaaccttggaGCTCAAATGCTTCTTAACTTGACCAAGTTGGACATCAAACGGGTTTCTTGAATTTTTTTCAACTTGTACCTCGACCGAAATCTTGGAACTCGACCGTTCCTGCCAAAACGTAATTATATGGGTTGAGACGTACGCGTATTCAAGTCTACCAATTCGTACCTCCAATGGTTCAGTCGAGAAAAATTTGCCTGAAAACTTGGAACACGTCAAACCAGACCTGCTAAAACCTGTACGGATCAAGATGCAGCTCTGATGAGCTGAAACAAAGGCAAACGGACCTACTGGTATGCTGATGCCTATAAATCACTCTTAGTGTTCACTGAGTCTGACATGTGAAAGCTGTGTTCAGTGTgaattttttgtgctttatctacagtacatttagtgatatagtaatcatggcccctaagaaagtgagcagtgatcACCAAACCGAAGAGTAAAAGTGTAAAGAGTAACTGTAgaactgaaaaatgaaattataGCAAGACTGGAAGGTGGTGTACGTCTGTCTGCTCTCGCTTCGGGGTATGGGATtgtaatttatttcatgtttattgcttttgtatgtgtgctttttcatgtgtgtattagttttatattgattgttattGCTTTTTATAATTAGCTAGGAAAGTAGATAGGTTTAAACAGGCAATAATTTGGtggtctggaacggattaaattcatttatattatttctTACTGAGAAATTTGACTTGgacctcgaccaaatcgcaactggaccagccttctggaatgaATTAAGTTCGTGTTCCAAGACACCATTGTAAATAAAcaggacattttaaaaatggatatTAAGATATAGAGAAAGCGTCAGAGTTAACTACCTAAAAATATCTGGTACAGACTAATACAGGAATCTGCACTGCTATGATTGGTAATATGTCATGCCAGCATCTTGTTTATCATACACTAAATGACTCAAAATTTCTTACTAAGATAACCTGCAAGGTGTAGCTTGTCTGGACCACACCGCTACCCCCGGCTGTCCTGTCAGCGTACCCGATATGAGGGTGAAGGTCACGCTGTAGATGCCGGTCTCCCTGCGGCCCTCCCGTTCTGTTCGCTCCCGCTCCCTTTCCGCCTCAGAGAACGCGATGTCCACCTGGAACTTGACGGGCTTTTGGAAGACGGACGGCCCGCCTGAGGATTTGTACTCTGCCCTGAAGCTTGTCTGGGAGACGACGCTGTGACTGAGGGAGGGAATCTGAAACCAGAACACAGTGGGTATGATGATACTGCTCTATGGGCACGACTGCATCGCAGGATGATGTGACTAAGAAAGTATGATCCCGTAACAACGGTGCAGAGAAACCAGGGAAACTGAATGACCTGAAGCAGTGTCACTTCAATACATCAGAATACAAAACCTACACAACACTGAAACATTAAAACACTGAACAACACTGAAAGAGATAAAACACAGGCCATGAAGAGCCTGACTCCAACCATCTACcatccaaccacttatccagatCAGGGGGGCCTGgtgcctatcccaggcagcacagggaacaagactagggcacaccctgcatgggatgctagtcaatcacagggcacacaaacGTATACACTCAGGCACATAGACTAGAATACAGGCAATTTAAAGATATCAATTAGTCTTACTGCcagtctttggactgcaggaggaaaccagagtaacGAGGGGGAAGCAGAGTAATGAGAGAGAAAAGAGCAACAGAAGGGAACCAGAGCAATGCAGGGAAACCAAATACCACAAAAAAGAGCAGAGGAGGAGTTCAACTCGGTAGCTGTAAGGCAACAGCACCACCTATAGAGCCATTATGCCAACCGGCTGATAAATTAACTTTACTTGATTTAAATGAATTAACACATAAATACCTAATCATCTTACATTATTGTAAAGGGATAGACAAATAAGAAACCCACCGAAAGAAAGGCATGAACAATATCGGCTTTGATGGAGCTGAGGGGTTTGTCTCTGATCACCACGAAGATTTGCTCTTCCTTCTCTAGGCTGATGAAGTTTCCAAACCAGGACTTCTTCGCAAGTCTGTTAAGGTTCCGAGAAACAAGTTAAAGCATTAGACACCCAATGAGCAGATGGGGATGAACATCACCATGACAACACTGCGGATTTAAGGCTGCATCACTCACTCAGGGCTGGACTCAGGGGTTAGGCTGGACATGTCTTCTGACGTGGGAACTAAGGATAAGAGAGGAAGCACATGTCATCACAGGGTCTGCTCACTTCACAGTTCGCATGTGTTTATTTTGAAACAAATAGATGTTAAACccaagaaaataataaatataaaacaattaaatacaATAGAAcccacttatagtgatcacatttatagtgatcaaccactTATATAGATCAAAAGGCTTGGAACAGAATCATTCCTACACagatactgtttaaataatttgcttaaaaTAATGAAGTAGTccacttacagtgttcattttgggtatttttttttcataacaCCATAGAAAAAAATTATACCGTGctaattcttttctttttttaaaaactttatttagtTTGATAAGCCTCTTTTGCCTTGCAGTAACCCGTCTGCTTctgctagctacctgaggctaatgctgcgtaCATAGAAAACATGacgggaaaaagaaagtcattttctctcaatgataaacataaaataaaccaTGAAAAACTAACCACTGAGAGTCTATATTCTATGTACAATATTGTACAGTATTGAATCACGGCAGTGGTGAATGAAAACGACGAGAGGTGGACTGACACAAAGCTGTTCTTTATATTACTCCTTAAAGGGAGCCCACAAGAAGCAACGAAAGCCATGAACAACATGAAAACACGGGAAGTTGCATTAGGGACAGTAAGGCACACACACGGTAGGTAATTACACAAAGGCTAAGACACATGAGGATCAGGAAAGAACTGAGTACAACCACAATTAAAGGCACACGTGACAACCGGATACACAGCACAAGTACCTACACTAAAAAATACAAATAGGGGCTGTACACAAGACATATACGGGGCTATATACACACGCTCACGAGGCATGCCGGGACATGCAGATGCCGCTGGAACTACGGTATTATAGCGcatttgaattatacatagttcagtaatttaaattgcacagtaatgtaatttgaaaagcatttgaaacagctgtactgtattttgaaagagtGAAAATTTTGTAAATAGCAATGATGTCCGTTCTATTACCTTaaattcatgtaataaatatacaaatgtcaattagatggtaatctgcctgagacataaagaaaaagggaaaaaaaaaggaaaataatggTCATCCACTTATATCAATTGATcagtttcacccagacagatgtgatcactataagcggattCCGAAGTATATATTTAAAAGGGGTATATATTTTGTAGCCATTTCCCAATCAGTCCAGGATCCCTTTATTCAGTGAGAGACTTTTATTCAGTCCCCTTCAAGATCACAGGAAACACCCCTGATTGACTAGTTTCCATTCATCTGCAGCATTGCCCCTGTGCCCCTACTATGCCAGTTCATCATAACAAGATCAATCCTGCCCATTCAGACTActgtaaaatcccgttatagtggattCGCTTATAACAGAATATTGTCTATAACGGacaaggtccgctggtcccggccgtgtgCCTTTACAAACacgcagaaaaagcatcggatatagcggactcacatataacggaatttcgcttgtAACgaacaaacaatttggtccccagggccgttTTTAGCTGCAGTTTTGTTAACGGACATGTGCATCAATAGTTATTTTCAAAATGGCTGAGAAGTCTGCAACGAAGTGTCATTCTATAACATTAGGATTTAAAATGCGAAATCGTTCTTTTaatagaaacaaaaaagaaaacacaaccGGATATTGTATGTGACTATGGTATAAATAAATCTACAGTCAGTGACATCTGGAGTAACCGTGAGAAGTACAAGACTTTTTTGCAGTTTGAGAAATGACAGATTATTTTTCTTCCTAGTAATTTGCTTACAGTACGACATAATGCTTTAGAACATCTTTAATGTAGGGTATTAGAATGCCTCTTGTCATTTGCTATGCATTCGTTCACTACAGTAGTAAGAAAAGAAGATATAGGTGTTTGTGAcataaaatgatttttgttgAGTTGCAATAGgtgaaatacagtaaataaagttGGACtactacatgtaaaatataataatctataccacaagtgtgtctgttggggtgtggcatgagtaaatggtgtcctgtagttgtgttctgggcatacagcaactctggatataacgaactttggatataacagactttggaaataacggactgttttgccaggtcccttgaagtccgttataacgggattttactgtaattattcaGCTTCAGTCCTTCCATCTCTGGACCTTGGGGGTTTCTGTAAGAATACTGCTGCTCGGCTACTCTCTGACCTCCCAAACTCATCCATGtctcagcccctcccccaatcACTTGGCCCTTCTCCCCCTTCACAATCTCAGTCTAAGCTTTGCTTAGGGCAGCAGGTGGCACTCCAGtacactgaacacaggcattCTCTGGAATCCCTGACTCATCATTTACCTCGTTCTCTTCTGCTTCAAATTGCCCTTCCCAATGGCCAATGAGTGTACCGTGCAGAGGTGGGAGTTTACTCAACCCAGTGGGACATATACTAATTTGCCTGGGTGTACTACTGTGATCCATCTCGCCAACAGTGAAGTGACCTAAACAGTTCTCACTGATTCTATCCTTCCTATTCCACTTGATCTATATTTTGGTAAgatctgcttttgttttgactcCAACCCAGACCAGAGCCCATCTGTGTATCCTCTGAATACTGAAGTCTAAATTATGCATGCACCTTGTTTATTTtcatgtgcaaaaaaaaactataaataacAACTAAGTCTACATTATCACACCAACCCTGTTCTGAACCAGAAGCACCTGGAACTGTCAAATTGGTCACAGCTTGGCTGTAGTAGAGCTGGCTGATGTCTGAAAGCACGATGTCAACAAcacgtggaaaaaaaaatacaagggATGTCAGGCGATTCATTTACTTAATCGCAATTCATCACTTACTTAATCACGGCATACTTTTTGAAAAGTAGCACTAGAGTAACAATCTCAAATGCAGAGCTCAAACTGACAAACTCTAACCAGCATTAAGTATTGACAGAATAAGGAGATACAGGTGTGACTAAGATCGAATGGATTAACTGAACAAGGTTGACAAATCCATAAACCAAACTGCATGTGAAAAAGGAAAAGAATAAACTGAAGATTAAACAAGATTATCGCTGGCTTGCCACCGAGGACCCCTAACATTCATTTAAAGTTCTGATGAAGAGATTACTTATTTCCAACAAAAATACAACTTGAAAGCAAGTACAAGctgaatttcaatgctttcaaaaacacaaaatgaacagataACAATAAGAAAATTGAGGGCATTGTATTTATAAGTAGGGATGTCAAAcgttcttgtttttcttttcttttttttttaaatcgcaCACCTTCGCATGTTTTCAAGAGGCAGGTCAAAACACTATATAATCCTGACCGTATGATCAACCCCGCTGCATGGAATATGTTATCAGGAGCACTGGACTGTATCTTTGTGTGATGAAGTTTGGGGAAACCTATCATATATAAGCATGTAAATCTCAAACCTATTTGGCAAATTAGTTTTAATAAGAAAAGCCTGACAACAATTGAAAGTGTACTTGATGACTGGAGAGATCCTCATTTTAAGGTATTGGctttcaataaaataaattacaatatttttattgcatttatgCTTCGGTCTGGCagttttttaaaagaaacaagtaCCAATGCCAACAATGTTTCTTCATTACTCTCCACCATCAATTTCCCTGATAGGTTGAATGTTTTGATTGCAGTGgagaattctgggattctgtgcaacATTACAACTGACGCTCGTGCCCTGTTTACAACCAGCAAGGACTACTATAGGTCTCTATTTAAAATCTTTGCTCATACTATCCCCATACTATTAGGGTATCAAAATaccgcatatatatatatacacacacatatacacagactCTGGCTGGACTCTGGCTACACAGCTCGTACACAGCAAGGCTCGATGCGCTTTGTGTCAGGATcaaaattatctgccatttgtgccacagtagcccttctgttACTTTGTAGCAGATGGGATAGCCTTTCTTCATATATTGAATTGAGAAGTCTCACTCGCCCAACACCCTGTCTACGGATCatggtttttccctcctcaaACCACCCTCAGTAGGTTCTCACCACAGCTGACCACGAGCACCTCATAAGCCCTGCCTTttcggagatgctctgacccagtcatcagGCCATAATGATTTGACCCTTGTCCTTCAGTCACTCAGACCTTCATCCCAGTCCATTTCTACTGCATTCAACACGTTGACAAGCCCCGAATACAATATATCCCAGACTTTGACACGCACCATTCGTGTCAACATTATTCACGTGACAGAGGTCATAGAGTTTTGGCTCATCAGTGTATATCtctcaataataaaaaaaaaaagtcagataaCAATCAGTAAGATAGGGAAAAGATTGATTTTGTTATTGTCACCTAGTTTTTAAAATAACCTAGTCTGACATTTCTAGATATTTCAACAAGTGAGCAGTTAATCTGTTATAGATTAGTGTTAAAAAACAGCTGTTGACTCGGACACTCTTTGCTCATTTCCAGTGTGGTGCCAAACCAGCCCATAATGTTAAGATCTGCTTCATTACAGCCTCCAAGACCTGGCTCCTATCCTGCCATGATAAGGAATCATCTAAGCGCAGCTCGACACTCAATTCTGAGGTAATCTAAGAGAGGCATATAGAACAATGTTAATGGTTTTtgctggaaaaccagctttcTGAAAATTCTCAATGATAAAATCTGATCGATTTATACATTGTACTGGTGTTAAAAGTCCAATGCTATCTGTCTGAagtaagtacagtggtacctcagaacttgaaattaatccattcagaactccggaccgaatcctaaaaagttagagttctgatctaattttccccataagaaataatggaaatccAATTAATTTGTTCCcgaccccaaaaaattacacctaaatgttttttttttagcatttaaacacaaaatgaacaggataaaacaagagcatatactgtactaaacacatctaagcacatttatcaaaacagtcatttgtaaagtaagataATAAGTGTATCCAAACAacgtgtaaagttaaaaaatataaacgtgtcctgccccgctccttccgtgtgccacgccccctcgttaaccctgtgtggaatccccgtgtgatcagctgtttctggttgttgtcttTAGTCCTCTGtttttagtccgcgtttcagtttgtttccccagtccagtcattgtattgtccgtctgcgttttgcctaccttacctgtaattaaaccccatattccccgataccctgatgtccgcgcctttgtctccgttcagtccccgctcggcacgacaatattattataattaaatgtattaatggtttattattagtattaaaataatttataagaaatctatatttttaaatatatttcattatataataataattactgttactatcattgtctaaatgtatttttactgtctaaatataagtattcagctagtgtaaacatgcacgatgctatcacagcgaatgcgaggctgagactgaagcgttaccctttttttccgctgagagacgtgccgcgtgactcatttccccgtgcgtacaagttatcttaggtcgtcgttcacggtttgacttctgagattcagatcgagttctaggtaattttttttcgaactggttggttcgacttttaagaaattcgagttctaatgagtttgaaaactgaggtaccactgtatagggAATAAGACTGGTACTTCTAATTAGACTAGCTCTCATTGcttctttgttgtttttaatttgaCAGCTATGCCTTTCAAGTTATATGACATTATAGAAACTAATTCAGCACTATACCTGGGGTTATGATTGcaaattttaaaaagattttGAAGTTTATTTTGAAAGCATTAATTTAAAGATATACAGGTATGTACCTAGTTAACTCTTATTAAACAAAATTATGCCCACAATTTGAATGTTAGCTTGGAATGTACAAACAGATTGATATAAACTCTTAAGCACATCATGCTGTACTGCTGCTTTTGCCCTTTCACCAACATCGCTGTTTTCTGTGTTACCTTATTACCTTACATTTAATAACTAAGCCCAGGCTCCTAACTCTAGTGAAGAATAGCCAGTACAGAGTGACTGTACCCTTGCCCCAGGCATAAGGTGGgcccataattcatacagattGACGgttttatcattagccaatgatatgttttgaattggcaaatgacaggggtgggggcagtgcAGGGGCCAATCAACtctcagctggggccagtgcccctgtggccccgcccccatatAATCTGGCTTTCCGTTCCTCACCTTGCAGCTTGCGCCGGTGGAAGCGAGGTGACCCCAGCAGGTTGTTTTTAAAGGAGTTGAGGCGGGTCCTCCAGTGGGCGGAGCTACTGGCCGCCATGCCGCCGCCACCTCCAGGACTGGATGGTGGGGTCAGGGAGAGGGAGCCGACTCCCACCCCTCCACCCTCCGCCCgtgaagaagaagaggaagaagaagaagagggaGGGGTAGGAGAGGGGTGCTGGGGGTGGTGGACGGGGGTACCAAGTGGGGTGGGGAGTGGAGAGCCCTGGGGGGTGACCTGCGGCAGAGTGTTAGGATGGGGAGAGTTAGGATAGATGCTCTTGGTGACAGACTTAAGAACAGAAGGAgcagggaaaaagaaaaagcgTGGGGAAAGGAGAGGAGAAGGAGATGGAGAAGGCGATGGAGGCGTGTGGAGCTGGAGGGATTTCATGGACTGGAGGTGGGGGCGATCCGAGGAGGCTTTGGATGGCAGAGTTTGGGTTTTTTGATCAGGAGTTCGCTGTGATGAGCGAGCTGCTGGGGAGCTTCCGGCTTTTGGCTCCTTTGATTGGATGGTGTTGGCGGAAGTGacttctgattggttgaaagtGAAGACTGGGCTCTGACACAGTGGAGAAGGAGGGGAAACAGGGATGGGGAAGACACAGAAGAATGGAAAGACGAATGGAGATGAAATATGTCATGGGATATGTGAATTGTGACTCTTAAGGCTAAATTAATTGGCAATTATAAAAAGTAAGCATGCATAACATATTTTGGTAATACACTGCAAAGTCCTCCGTACAAATAAATTGCTTGTGTACTCCTTGCAAACCAATGACACAAAC includes:
- the LOC111851352 gene encoding serine/threonine-protein kinase BRSK2-like isoform X1 — encoded protein: MSSKDQSGSHSAQYVGPYRLEKTLGKGQTGLVKLGVHCITGQKVAIKIVNREKLSESVLMKVEREIAILKLIEHPHVLKLHDVYENNKYLYLVLEHVSGGELFDYLVKKGRLTPKEARKFFRQIISALDFCHSHSICHRDLKPENLLLDEKNNIRIADFGMASLQVGDSLLETSCGSPHYACPEVIRGEKYDGRRADVWSCGVILFALLVGALPFDHDNLRQLLEKVKSGVFHMPHFIPPDCQSLLRGMIEVNPEKRLTLEAIQKHAWYLGGRNEPCPEQPPPRRVCVHRILSLTELDPDVLDSMHSLGCFRDRVKLARDLQCEEENQEKMIYYLLLDRKERYPSCEDEDLPPRNDIDPPRKRVDSPMLTRHGRSRPERKSLEVLSVTEQGSPTPPRRALDTAAHSQRSRSVSGASTGLSSSPLSSPRSPVFTFNQSEVTSANTIQSKEPKAGSSPAARSSQRTPDQKTQTLPSKASSDRPHLQSMKSLQLHTPPSPSPSPSPLLSPRFFFFPAPSVLKSVTKSIYPNSPHPNTLPQVTPQGSPLPTPLGTPVHHPQHPSPTPPSSSSSSSSSRAEGGGVGVGSLSLTPPSSPGGGGGMAASSSAHWRTRLNSFKNNLLGSPRFHRRKLQVPTSEDMSSLTPESSPELAKKSWFGNFISLEKEEQIFVVIRDKPLSSIKADIVHAFLSIPSLSHSVVSQTSFRAEYKSSGGPSVFQKPVKFQVDIAFSEAERERERTEREGRRETGIYSVTFTLISGPSRRFKRVVESIQAQLLSTHDQPSVQALADEKNGQMSSRPPGTPTRQNSRRSEGGGDRGEWVDRGEGGGVGGSGGALQRRGSGKEKTRLLSSNGTQSQP